The Salana multivorans genome window below encodes:
- the dprA gene encoding DNA-processing protein DprA, with protein MGSGRAWSGAAFVPFDRDDPVLVAAAWSRLVEPGDRAAGEVVAALGAAPALELVLGGEHLGEPHLDAAVERWRTRVGELDPARDVELIRTLGGIVLHRGDPRWPASLFDLGGAEPHCLWVRGDPSLLSAARVGGVAVVGARASTSYGEHVAADLVAALAAEGRVVVSGGAFGIDAVAHRVTLAAGGSTVAVMAGGLDRFYPAANGGLLRRVAREGCVVAEVPPGCTPTRFRFLTRNRLIAALAAGCVVVEAAWRSGTLSTANHAAELMRPVGAVPGPVTSAASAGCHRLIREGQAVCVGDADEVRELLGPVAASALVPEPDVGRLGDAPGLSERERRVWDALPTRRAVRLDAVARAAGFTVAETRAALGRLAARQHVVEGREGYRRSGS; from the coding sequence ATGGGTAGCGGGCGGGCGTGGTCCGGGGCGGCGTTCGTGCCGTTCGACCGCGACGACCCCGTCCTCGTGGCGGCCGCCTGGTCGCGGCTCGTCGAGCCGGGCGACCGCGCAGCCGGGGAGGTGGTCGCGGCGCTCGGGGCGGCACCGGCGCTCGAGCTCGTCCTCGGGGGCGAGCATCTGGGCGAGCCACATCTCGACGCCGCTGTCGAGCGGTGGCGCACCCGCGTCGGTGAGCTCGACCCGGCGCGGGACGTCGAGCTGATCCGCACGCTCGGCGGGATCGTGCTGCACCGGGGTGACCCGCGATGGCCGGCGTCGCTGTTCGACCTCGGCGGAGCGGAGCCGCACTGCCTGTGGGTGCGGGGTGATCCCTCGCTCCTCTCGGCGGCGCGCGTGGGGGGTGTCGCCGTCGTCGGTGCGAGGGCGAGCACCTCCTACGGCGAGCACGTCGCGGCGGACCTCGTCGCGGCGCTCGCCGCCGAGGGGCGGGTCGTCGTGTCGGGTGGAGCGTTCGGGATCGATGCGGTCGCGCACCGCGTGACCCTCGCGGCCGGTGGGTCGACCGTCGCCGTCATGGCCGGCGGGCTCGACCGGTTCTACCCGGCCGCCAACGGCGGCCTGCTGCGACGGGTCGCACGGGAGGGTTGCGTCGTCGCCGAGGTTCCGCCCGGTTGCACCCCGACGCGGTTCCGGTTCCTCACGCGCAACCGGCTGATCGCGGCGCTCGCGGCCGGGTGCGTCGTCGTCGAGGCGGCGTGGCGGTCGGGAACGCTGTCGACCGCGAACCACGCAGCCGAGCTGATGCGACCGGTCGGCGCGGTGCCGGGCCCGGTGACGTCGGCCGCGTCGGCCGGGTGTCATCGGCTCATCCGGGAGGGGCAGGCCGTGTGCGTCGGGGACGCGGACGAGGTGCGCGAGCTGCTCGGTCCCGTCGCGGCGAGCGCGCTGGTGCCGGAGCCGGACGTCGGCCGGCTGGGGGACGCGCCGGGGCTGAGCGAGCGCGAGCGACGGGTGTGGGATGCCCTGCCGACGCGTCGGGCCGTCCGGCTCGACGCCGTGGCCCGGGCGGCCGGGTTCACGGTGGCGGAGACCCGGGCAGCCCTGGGGCGGCTGGCGGCCCGGCAGCACGTCGTGGAGGGGCGTGAGGGCTACCGCAGGTCGGGGTCCTGA
- a CDS encoding YifB family Mg chelatase-like AAA ATPase, whose amino-acid sequence MGLGRTSAIALRGLVGDVVEVEAHVAAGLPAFTLVGRPDRALSESRERVRAAVHSCGITFPQRRVTVNLWPAELPKAGSSFDLAVAVAVLAGADAAPARPRGVVHLGELGLDGRVHPVRGVLPMVHAAVRAGCPRVVVPLADVAEASLVPGAQVLGVGHLAELLERYGAEVTVPRLQPVERAVAGGAPAAEAGAALPGAALDLADVVGQDQARFALEVAAAGAHHLFLVGPPGTGKTMLAARLPGILPDLTEAEAVEVTSLHSVAGTFDPSRGLIVRPPYEAPHHTASAAAIVGGGSGVPRPGAASRAHLGVLALDEAPEFSPRVLDTLRQPLENGTLTLDRALGSASYPARFQLVLAANPCPCGHAAGKGEECSCSSVQRRRYLGRLSGPLLDRVDLQVEVPQTRAASLSVEGGESSATIASRVLAARRRMRQRWRDRPWSTNAAVPGAWLRKTHPLSPQARADLVWAVEHGLLTLRGADRVHRVAWTIADLAGRDEPGVDDVGQAMTLRMRGSHG is encoded by the coding sequence ATGGGCCTCGGTCGGACCTCCGCGATCGCGCTGCGCGGGCTGGTGGGGGACGTCGTCGAGGTCGAGGCCCACGTGGCCGCGGGCCTGCCGGCCTTCACGCTCGTCGGTCGCCCGGACCGGGCGCTCTCGGAGTCCCGCGAGCGCGTGCGCGCCGCGGTGCACTCGTGCGGGATCACGTTCCCGCAGCGGCGGGTCACGGTGAACCTCTGGCCGGCGGAGCTGCCGAAGGCCGGGTCGTCGTTCGACCTCGCGGTCGCGGTCGCGGTGCTCGCCGGGGCGGACGCCGCACCCGCTCGGCCGCGCGGCGTCGTGCACCTCGGCGAGCTCGGACTCGACGGCCGCGTCCACCCGGTCAGGGGCGTGCTGCCGATGGTGCACGCGGCCGTCCGGGCCGGGTGCCCCCGCGTCGTCGTCCCGCTGGCCGACGTCGCCGAGGCGTCGCTCGTGCCCGGTGCGCAGGTGCTCGGGGTCGGCCATCTGGCGGAGCTCCTGGAGCGGTACGGCGCGGAGGTGACCGTGCCGCGACTCCAGCCGGTGGAGCGCGCCGTCGCCGGTGGTGCGCCCGCCGCGGAGGCGGGTGCCGCGCTGCCGGGAGCCGCGCTCGACCTGGCCGACGTGGTCGGGCAGGACCAGGCGCGGTTCGCCCTCGAGGTCGCCGCGGCCGGAGCACACCACCTGTTCCTCGTCGGCCCGCCGGGGACCGGCAAGACGATGCTCGCCGCGCGGCTGCCGGGGATCCTGCCCGACCTGACCGAGGCGGAGGCCGTCGAGGTGACGTCGCTGCACTCGGTCGCCGGCACGTTCGACCCCTCCCGCGGCCTCATCGTCCGTCCGCCGTACGAGGCGCCGCACCACACGGCGAGTGCGGCCGCGATCGTCGGCGGCGGGTCGGGCGTGCCTCGCCCCGGCGCCGCGAGCCGGGCCCACCTGGGGGTGCTGGCGCTGGACGAGGCACCCGAGTTCAGTCCGCGCGTGCTCGACACGCTGCGCCAGCCGCTGGAGAACGGGACGCTCACGCTCGACCGCGCGCTCGGGTCCGCGAGCTACCCGGCGCGGTTCCAGCTCGTCCTCGCCGCGAACCCGTGTCCCTGCGGCCACGCGGCGGGGAAGGGCGAGGAGTGCTCCTGCTCCTCGGTCCAGCGTCGGCGCTACCTGGGTCGCCTGTCCGGGCCGCTGCTGGACCGGGTCGACCTCCAGGTCGAGGTGCCCCAGACGCGCGCGGCGTCCCTGTCGGTCGAGGGCGGGGAGTCCAGCGCGACGATCGCCTCCCGGGTCCTGGCGGCGAGGCGACGGATGCGGCAACGGTGGCGCGATCGGCCCTGGTCGACCAACGCGGCGGTCCCCGGCGCGTGGCTGCGCAAGACGCACCCGTTGTCCCCGCAGGCCCGGGCCGACCTGGTGTGGGCGGTCGAGCACGGGTTGCTCACCCTGCGCGGCGCCGATCGGGTGCACCGGGTCGCGTGGACCATCGCGGACCTGGCCGGGCGGGATGAGCCCGGGGTGGACGACGTCGGTCAGGCCATGACGCTCCGGATGCGAGGGAGTCATGGGTAG
- a CDS encoding YraN family protein produces the protein MAAKDTLGRRGEDLAVAWAQEQGWSVLARNWRGERGEIDVVARDGDCLVVLEVKTRSSMVLGGPLAAVTPRKLARLRLLTGEWLARADEAGSSEAQGTGGRARGRGGGPSDVRIDVLGILWPDGSEPRLVHVRGAG, from the coding sequence ATGGCAGCGAAGGACACGCTCGGCCGGCGCGGGGAGGACCTCGCCGTCGCCTGGGCTCAGGAGCAGGGATGGTCCGTGCTCGCCCGCAACTGGCGGGGCGAGCGCGGGGAGATCGACGTCGTCGCCAGGGACGGGGACTGCCTCGTCGTGCTGGAGGTGAAGACGCGCTCCTCGATGGTGCTCGGCGGCCCGCTCGCGGCGGTGACACCGCGCAAGCTCGCGCGGCTCCGGTTGCTGACGGGGGAGTGGCTGGCGCGCGCCGACGAGGCCGGGTCGAGCGAGGCGCAGGGGACCGGGGGCCGCGCGCGTGGCCGCGGTGGCGGTCCGAGCGACGTGCGGATCGACGTGCTCGGCATCCTCTGGCCCGACGGGTCGGAGCCCCGCCTGGTCCACGTCCGGGGCGCCGGCTGA
- a CDS encoding DUF2469 domain-containing protein, which produces MSAEDLENYETEMELALYREYRDVVGLFSYVVETERRFYLANHVDLQVRSAGGEVFFELSLADAWVWDVYRSARFVKQVRVVTFKDVNVEELSKADLQVP; this is translated from the coding sequence GTGAGTGCAGAGGACCTGGAGAACTACGAGACCGAGATGGAGCTCGCGCTCTACCGCGAGTACCGGGACGTCGTCGGACTGTTCTCCTACGTGGTCGAGACCGAGCGCCGCTTCTACCTCGCCAACCACGTCGACCTGCAGGTGCGCTCGGCCGGCGGCGAGGTGTTCTTCGAGCTCTCCCTCGCCGACGCGTGGGTCTGGGACGTCTACCGCTCGGCGCGGTTCGTCAAGCAGGTGCGCGTCGTGACGTTCAAGGACGTCAACGTCGAGGAGCTGTCCAAGGCCGACCTCCAGGTTCCCTGA
- a CDS encoding ribonuclease HII — MTAGTPPSRRLERELAAARDGSGEHVVVGAMDEVGRGCLAGPVSVGIVVSDLVRRVPTGLRDSKLLPSHRREALVRPIRSWALACAVGHASAAEIDDVGIMAALALAGRRALAAIHAAGLVPAVLLLDGNHDWFTRRVDLFSALEDGSVGQSFPAGPAIPTGQRVPAGPAILPEHEPRVVVRIKADMTCTGVAAASILAKVERDAMMREAHAADPRYAWDENKGYASPSHIAALAQHGPSGLHRRSWRLPGVGSAGLGSAVGAEPPTGAGLGPAGGLDSEETLERGMMVS; from the coding sequence GTGACCGCCGGGACGCCGCCGAGCCGTCGGCTGGAGCGCGAGCTCGCCGCGGCGCGGGACGGTTCCGGCGAGCACGTCGTCGTCGGGGCGATGGACGAGGTCGGCCGCGGCTGTCTCGCCGGGCCGGTGAGCGTCGGCATCGTCGTGTCCGATCTCGTGCGCCGCGTCCCGACGGGGCTGCGCGACTCCAAGCTGCTGCCCAGCCACCGCCGCGAGGCGCTGGTGCGGCCCATCCGGTCGTGGGCGCTCGCCTGCGCCGTCGGGCACGCGAGCGCCGCCGAGATCGACGACGTCGGCATCATGGCCGCGCTCGCCCTCGCCGGTCGGCGGGCGCTCGCCGCGATCCACGCGGCCGGCCTGGTCCCGGCCGTCCTGCTGCTGGACGGGAACCACGACTGGTTCACGCGCCGCGTCGACCTGTTCTCCGCGCTGGAGGACGGTTCGGTTGGGCAGTCGTTCCCGGCGGGGCCGGCGATCCCGACGGGGCAGCGGGTCCCGGCGGGGCCGGCGATCCTGCCCGAGCACGAGCCGCGCGTCGTCGTCCGGATCAAGGCGGACATGACGTGCACCGGGGTGGCCGCCGCGAGCATCCTCGCCAAGGTCGAGCGGGACGCGATGATGCGCGAGGCGCACGCCGCGGACCCGCGGTACGCGTGGGACGAGAACAAGGGGTACGCCTCGCCGAGCCACATCGCCGCGCTCGCGCAGCACGGACCGTCCGGGCTGCACCGGCGCAGCTGGCGGCTGCCCGGCGTCGGGTCGGCGGGTCTCGGCTCGGCAGTCGGCGCCGAGCCGCCGACGGGCGCCGGGCTCGGTCCGGCCGGCGGGCTCGACTCGGAGGAGACGCTCGAACGCGGCATGATGGTCTCGTGA